The Papilio machaon chromosome 3, ilPapMach1.1, whole genome shotgun sequence genome window below encodes:
- the LOC106712408 gene encoding serine/threonine-protein kinase mig-15 isoform X4 — protein MAHQLAPSVNCSLDDIDLGALKDPAGIFELIEVVGNGTYGQVYKGRHTKTGQLAAIKVMDVTQDEEEEIKLEINVLKKYSNHRNIATYYGAFIKKTPSGKDDQLWLVMEYCGAGSVTDLVKSTKGQSLKEEWISYICREILRGLSYLHSNKVIHRDIKGQNVLLTDNAEVKLVDFGVSAQLDRTIGRRNTFIGTPYWMAPEVIACDENPDATYDNRSDLWSLGITALEMAESQPPLCDLHPMRALFLIPRNPPPRLKSKKWAKKFHSFIETVLVKDYHQRPYTEQLLKHSFIRDQPTERQVRIQLKDHIDRCKKRKQDSSVREEYKYSGSEGEEEDNAVAGEPSSIVHNAAAHQTSDTLRRNFQQIQEGRLAEISGPDAQPQPPPKRNSKREEREEIPEPGPPARPSIPQRLIVVPDPQAQQPNKYRPLPPTPKSSGSSNSSGSNNGTPPASGPQPPQRGSHHMFKPMRPLRRPEDLDKLAAELNELGVVSGNEPPNRPPRAPTNGQGPPLERNAAEPPFDDSDSDSDAEESGGRVRNDGTLLASDPPKPLPGLAAVSEDGAASGGAPTRPLPPTPDDDDAHAHPDRTLVMKRGRSSGANEGSGSRTSSVLPDLLSQAGQPTTPPRHDKSTSEEYRQAIAGGTPAPHHHHHPLPSSVQSTPSKSFVAGASPHPHPLQHSPSNSSVGSQQQFLPLQQKQRSFLTFGFGAGSTGSGTGGSGNASRRESHVNVNVTPTGHDLSSDTPEIRKYKKRFNSEILCAALWGVNLLIGTENGLMLLDRSGQGKVYQLISRRRFQQMEVLEGQNILVTVSGKKNRVRVYYLSWLKSKILRTDGLSDQVERRNGWINVGELQGAVHFRIVKYERIKFLVIALKDSIEIYAWAPKPYHKFMAFKSFGDLQHRPLLVDLTIEEGTRLKVIYGSADGFHAVDLDTASVYDIYIPKHTQGAIIPHCIVPLPNSNGVQLLLCYDNEGVYVNTNGRISKNIVLQWGEMPTSVAYIGTGQIMGWGNKAIEIRSVESGHLDGVFMHKKAQRLKFLCERNDKVFFSSAKGGSSCQIYFMTLNKPGMANW, from the exons ATGGCGCATCAACTAGCACCGTCTGTAAATTGTTCATTAGACGACATTGACCTAGGTGCATTaaag GACCCAGCTGGTATATTTGAGCTTATTGAAGTTGTGGGGAATGGCACTTATGGCCAAGTGTACAAG ggTCGCCACACAAAGACAGGTCAACTTGCTGCCATCAAGGTAATGGATGTCACACAAGATGAAGAGGAAGAGATAAAGCTTGAGatcaatgtattaaaaaaatactctaaCCACCGTAACATCGCTACATATTATGgagcatttattaaaaaaacaccttCAGGGAAAGATGACCAGCTGTGGTTGGTTATGGAATATTGTGGTGCTG gatCTGTGACTGATTTAGTTAAATCAACTAAGGGACAATCACTTAAAGAAGAATGGATCTCATACATCTGCAGAGAAATTTTGAGGGGTTTGAGCTATTTGCACTCAAACAAAGTAATCCACAGAGATATTAAAGGCCAGAATGTCTTGCTCACTGATAATGCTGAAGTGAAACTTG TGGACTTTGGTGTGTCAGCACAACTAGACAGAACTATCGGTAGAAGGAACACATTCATTGGGACTCCATATTGGATGGCGCCAGAAGTTATTGCATGTGATGAGAACCCTGATGCAACATATGACAATCGCTCTGACCTCTGGTCTCTTGGTATCACTGCACTCGAGATGGCTGAAAGTCAACCACCTCTATGTGACCTTCATCCTATGCGAGCACTTTTCCTTATTCCAAG GAATCCACCACCACGATTAAAGTCTAAGAAGTGGGCTAAGAAGTTCCACAGTTTCATTGAAACTGTTCTTGTAAAAGATTATCATCAACGACCCTACACTGAGCAACTTCTTAAGCATTCCTTCATACG GGATCAACCAACAGAGAGGCAGGTGAGAATACAGCTCAAGGATCATATAGATAGGTGTAAAAAGAGAAAGCAGGACAGCTCAGTGAGGGAAGAGTACAAATATTCCGGGTCAGAGGGTGAGGAAGAGGACAATGCGGTGGCAGGAGAGCCGTCGTCCATCGTACATAATGCTGCAGCACACCAGACCAGTGATACTTTACGAAGAAACTTCCAACAGATACAGGAGGGAAGGTTAGCAGAAAT TTCGGGACCTGATGCGCAGCCACAGCCACCTCCCAAACGTAATAGTAAGCGTGAAGAACGCGAGGAAATTCCAG AGCCTGGGCCGCCAGCCAGGCCATCCATTCCACAAAGACTGATTGTTGTGCCGGACCCACAGGCACAGCAGCCTAATAAATATAG GCCTCTGCCCCCCACTCCCAAGTCGTCGGGCTCATCTAACAGTTCGGGCTCCAACAATGGCACGCCGCCCGCCAGCGGCCCGCAGCCCCCGCAGCGCGGCTCACATCACATGTTCAAACCCATG CGTCCACTGAGGAGACCAGAG GACTTGGACAAACTAGCGGCGGAACTGAACGAGCTCGGCGTGGTGTCTGGCAACGAACCACCGAACCGACCACCTCGAGCGCCCACCAATGGACAGg GGCCGCCATTAGAGAGGAATGCTGCGGAGCCTCCATTCGACGACTCTGACAGTGATTCCGATGCCGAGGAGAGCGGAGGTCGAGTGCGTAATGACGGCACTCTGCTTGCCAGTGATCCGCCCAAGCCACT GCCGGGACTGGCGGCGGTGTCGGAGGACGGCGCGGCGTCGGGCGGAGCGCCCACGCGCCCACTGCCGCCCACGCCCGACGACGACGACGCCCACGCCCACCCCGACCGCACGCTCGTCATGAAGCGG GGCCGTTCGAGTGGTGCGAACGAAGGTAGTGGTTCACGAACTAGTTCTGTGCTCCCGGATTTGCTCAGCCAAGCCGGACAGCCCACTACCCCGCCTCGCCATGACAAATCGACCAGCGAAGAG TACAGACAGGCGATTGCAGGCGGCACTCCCGCCCCCCACCACCACCATCATCCCCTCCCCTCCTCGGTGCAATCCACACCCTCCAAGTCCTTCGTGGCGGGAGCCTCCCCGCACCCACACCCGCTGCAGCATTCCCCCTCTAACTCATCGGTGGGGTCGCAGCAGCAATTCCTTCCGTTGCAACAGAAGCAGCGCTCGTTCCTGACGTTCGGCTTCGGCGCCGGCTCGACTGGCAGCGGCACCGGCGGCTCGGGCAACGCGTCGCGCCGCGAGAGCCACGTCAACGTCAACGTCACTCCCACCGGACACGACCTGTCCTCCGACACGCCCGAGATACGCAAGTACAAGAAGCGCTTCAACTCGGAAATACTCTGCGCCGCACTCTGGG GAGTGAATTTGCTTATTGGAACAGAAAATGGACTAATGCTTCTTGATCGTTCTGGTCAAGGAAAAGTATATCAATTGATCTCACGACGCCGCTTCCAACAGATGGAAGTGTTAGAGGGACAAAACATTCTTGTGACTGTATCCGGAAAGAAGAATAGAGTACGAGTGTACTATCTTAGTTGGCTTAAGTCTAAAATCTTGCGTACGGACGGTCTCAGCGAT CAAGTTGAGAGGAGAAACGGTTGGATCAATGTCGGAGAGCTGCAAGGTGCGGTACATTTTAGGATCGTGAAATATGAACGTATCAAGTTCTTGGTTATCGCTCTCAAGGATTCCATCGAAATTTACGCATGGGCGCCAAAACCGTATCACAAGTTTATggcatttaaaagttttggtGACTTGCAACACAG gcCTTTGCTAGTTGATCTGACAATTGAGGAAGGCACAAGACTGAAAGTGATCTACGGCTCGGCGGATGGCTTCCACGCCGTTGATCTTGACACTGCCAGTgtttatgatatttatatcCCTAAGCAT ACACAGGGAGCTATAATTCCGCATTGCATTGTACCACTTCCGAATTCCAATGGTGTGCAATTATTACTTTGCTATGATAATGAAGGAGTGTATGTTAACACTAACGGACGAATTagcaaaaatatagttttgcaG TGGGGTGAAATGCCAACTTCAGTGGCGTACATTGGTACAGGCCAAATAATGGGTTGGGGCAATAAAGCGATAGAGATCCGCTCCGTCGAGAGCGGACACCTGGACGGTGTGTTTATGCACAAAAAAGCGCAACGACTTAAATTTCTTTGCGAACGCAATGACAAAGTATTCTTTTCTTCTGCTAAAGGCGGTTCTTCCTGTCAGATATATTTCATGACCCTGAACAAGCCGGGAATGGCCAACTGGTAG
- the LOC106712408 gene encoding serine/threonine-protein kinase mig-15 isoform X2 — protein MAHQLAPSVNCSLDDIDLGALKDPAGIFELIEVVGNGTYGQVYKGRHTKTGQLAAIKVMDVTQDEEEEIKLEINVLKKYSNHRNIATYYGAFIKKTPSGKDDQLWLVMEYCGAGSVTDLVKSTKGQSLKEEWISYICREILRGLSYLHSNKVIHRDIKGQNVLLTDNAEVKLVDFGVSAQLDRTIGRRNTFIGTPYWMAPEVIACDENPDATYDNRSDLWSLGITALEMAESQPPLCDLHPMRALFLIPRNPPPRLKSKKWAKKFHSFIETVLVKDYHQRPYTEQLLKHSFIRDQPTERQVRIQLKDHIDRCKKRKQDSSVREEYKYSGSEGEEEDNAVAGEPSSIVHNAAAHQTSDTLRRNFQQIQEGSSGPDAQPQPPPKRNSKREEREEIPEPGPPARPSIPQRLIVVPDPQAQQPNKYRPLPPTPKSSGSSNSSGSNNGTPPASGPQPPQRGSHHMFKPMRPLRRPEDLDKLAAELNELGVVSGNEPPNRPPRAPTNGQGPPLERNAAEPPFDDSDSDSDAEESGGRVRNDGTLLASDPPKPLPGLAAVSEDGAASGGAPTRPLPPTPDDDDAHAHPDRTLVMKRKEITETDKRQSDVDEAVLLKDWDFARFFPSKATDKDEKKDPTKESEQKRSQLQRQSRIESEDAWVKYKAIATPPSRHKQMFHKPIEKSPQEKLADMLKYKKEQDTELNSTNRFFRGFRRENSDLFPLPSTRHSAIYFPKHESPAGVNKQRSSGIFNHSRKQITKPASSGEPILTDFIKMNDSLRKSSQMELKKITNRKTSANNPIEALKNVAVLIRQDSENNGTSRQSSVNSDSPATSICFSSSTSFEKGGTLDLTADTIENKSLDKDSNNVVKPRREKTESDIVFRRNCHYNRQSDVSNCGQEAVLAQDQGRSSGANEGSGSRTSSVLPDLLSQAGQPTTPPRHDKSTSEEYRQAIAGGTPAPHHHHHPLPSSVQSTPSKSFVAGASPHPHPLQHSPSNSSVGSQQQFLPLQQKQRSFLTFGFGAGSTGSGTGGSGNASRRESHVNVNVTPTGHDLSSDTPEIRKYKKRFNSEILCAALWGVNLLIGTENGLMLLDRSGQGKVYQLISRRRFQQMEVLEGQNILVTVSGKKNRVRVYYLSWLKSKILRTDGLSDQVERRNGWINVGELQGAVHFRIVKYERIKFLVIALKDSIEIYAWAPKPYHKFMAFKSFGDLQHRPLLVDLTIEEGTRLKVIYGSADGFHAVDLDTASVYDIYIPKHTQGAIIPHCIVPLPNSNGVQLLLCYDNEGVYVNTNGRISKNIVLQWGEMPTSVAYIGTGQIMGWGNKAIEIRSVESGHLDGVFMHKKAQRLKFLCERNDKVFFSSAKGGSSCQIYFMTLNKPGMANW, from the exons ATGGCGCATCAACTAGCACCGTCTGTAAATTGTTCATTAGACGACATTGACCTAGGTGCATTaaag GACCCAGCTGGTATATTTGAGCTTATTGAAGTTGTGGGGAATGGCACTTATGGCCAAGTGTACAAG ggTCGCCACACAAAGACAGGTCAACTTGCTGCCATCAAGGTAATGGATGTCACACAAGATGAAGAGGAAGAGATAAAGCTTGAGatcaatgtattaaaaaaatactctaaCCACCGTAACATCGCTACATATTATGgagcatttattaaaaaaacaccttCAGGGAAAGATGACCAGCTGTGGTTGGTTATGGAATATTGTGGTGCTG gatCTGTGACTGATTTAGTTAAATCAACTAAGGGACAATCACTTAAAGAAGAATGGATCTCATACATCTGCAGAGAAATTTTGAGGGGTTTGAGCTATTTGCACTCAAACAAAGTAATCCACAGAGATATTAAAGGCCAGAATGTCTTGCTCACTGATAATGCTGAAGTGAAACTTG TGGACTTTGGTGTGTCAGCACAACTAGACAGAACTATCGGTAGAAGGAACACATTCATTGGGACTCCATATTGGATGGCGCCAGAAGTTATTGCATGTGATGAGAACCCTGATGCAACATATGACAATCGCTCTGACCTCTGGTCTCTTGGTATCACTGCACTCGAGATGGCTGAAAGTCAACCACCTCTATGTGACCTTCATCCTATGCGAGCACTTTTCCTTATTCCAAG GAATCCACCACCACGATTAAAGTCTAAGAAGTGGGCTAAGAAGTTCCACAGTTTCATTGAAACTGTTCTTGTAAAAGATTATCATCAACGACCCTACACTGAGCAACTTCTTAAGCATTCCTTCATACG GGATCAACCAACAGAGAGGCAGGTGAGAATACAGCTCAAGGATCATATAGATAGGTGTAAAAAGAGAAAGCAGGACAGCTCAGTGAGGGAAGAGTACAAATATTCCGGGTCAGAGGGTGAGGAAGAGGACAATGCGGTGGCAGGAGAGCCGTCGTCCATCGTACATAATGCTGCAGCACACCAGACCAGTGATACTTTACGAAGAAACTTCCAACAGATACAGGAGGGAAG TTCGGGACCTGATGCGCAGCCACAGCCACCTCCCAAACGTAATAGTAAGCGTGAAGAACGCGAGGAAATTCCAG AGCCTGGGCCGCCAGCCAGGCCATCCATTCCACAAAGACTGATTGTTGTGCCGGACCCACAGGCACAGCAGCCTAATAAATATAG GCCTCTGCCCCCCACTCCCAAGTCGTCGGGCTCATCTAACAGTTCGGGCTCCAACAATGGCACGCCGCCCGCCAGCGGCCCGCAGCCCCCGCAGCGCGGCTCACATCACATGTTCAAACCCATG CGTCCACTGAGGAGACCAGAG GACTTGGACAAACTAGCGGCGGAACTGAACGAGCTCGGCGTGGTGTCTGGCAACGAACCACCGAACCGACCACCTCGAGCGCCCACCAATGGACAGg GGCCGCCATTAGAGAGGAATGCTGCGGAGCCTCCATTCGACGACTCTGACAGTGATTCCGATGCCGAGGAGAGCGGAGGTCGAGTGCGTAATGACGGCACTCTGCTTGCCAGTGATCCGCCCAAGCCACT GCCGGGACTGGCGGCGGTGTCGGAGGACGGCGCGGCGTCGGGCGGAGCGCCCACGCGCCCACTGCCGCCCACGCCCGACGACGACGACGCCCACGCCCACCCCGACCGCACGCTCGTCATGAAGCGG AAGGAGATTACTGAAACCGATAAAAGGCAATCCGACGTCGACGAAGCGGTTCTACTAAAGGACTGGGACTTTGCTAGATTTTTCCCTTCCAAAGCCACGGacaaagatgaaaaaaaagatCCGACTAAGGAAAGTGAGCAAAAGCGATCCCAACTACAGCGCCAATCCAGGATCGAATCCGAGGACGCTTGGGTCAAGTACAAGGCTATTGCGACTCCGCCTTCGCGGCACAAGCAAATGTTCCATAAGCCCATAGAGAAATCGCCCCAAGAGAAACTCGCAGACATGCTAAAGTATAAAAAGGAGCAAGATACTGAGCTGAACTCTACGAATAGATTCTTCAGGGGGTTTAGAAGGGAAAACTCTGATCTATTTCCTCTACCGAGCACTCGCCACTCCGCTATATACTTTCCGAAGCACGAAAGCCCAGCGGGAGTGAACAAGCAGCGCTCTAGCGGTATATTCAATCACTCGCGGAAGCAAATCACGAAACCGGCTTCCTCGGGCGAGCCAATACTCACagactttataaaaatgaacgaTAGTCTCAGAAAATCTTCCCAAATGGAGCTCAAAAAGATTACGAATCGAAAAACGTCCGCAAATAATCCGATAGAGGCGTTAAAAAATGTAGCCGTCCTTATCAGACAGGACAGCGAGAATAACGGAACGAGCCGCCAGAGCAGCGTGAACAGCGACTCTCCGGCGACCAGCATCTGCTTCAGCAGCAGCACGTCCTTCGAGAAAGGCGGCACGCTCGATCTCACCGCTGACACAATTGAAAACAAATCACTGGACAAGGACTCGAACAACGTTGTCAAACCTCGAAGGGAAAAGACGGAATCAGACATTGTGTTCAGGAGGAACTGCCACTATAACCGGCAAAGTGACGTATCGAACTGTGGGCAGGAAGCGGTACTCGCGCAGGATCAG GGCCGTTCGAGTGGTGCGAACGAAGGTAGTGGTTCACGAACTAGTTCTGTGCTCCCGGATTTGCTCAGCCAAGCCGGACAGCCCACTACCCCGCCTCGCCATGACAAATCGACCAGCGAAGAG TACAGACAGGCGATTGCAGGCGGCACTCCCGCCCCCCACCACCACCATCATCCCCTCCCCTCCTCGGTGCAATCCACACCCTCCAAGTCCTTCGTGGCGGGAGCCTCCCCGCACCCACACCCGCTGCAGCATTCCCCCTCTAACTCATCGGTGGGGTCGCAGCAGCAATTCCTTCCGTTGCAACAGAAGCAGCGCTCGTTCCTGACGTTCGGCTTCGGCGCCGGCTCGACTGGCAGCGGCACCGGCGGCTCGGGCAACGCGTCGCGCCGCGAGAGCCACGTCAACGTCAACGTCACTCCCACCGGACACGACCTGTCCTCCGACACGCCCGAGATACGCAAGTACAAGAAGCGCTTCAACTCGGAAATACTCTGCGCCGCACTCTGGG GAGTGAATTTGCTTATTGGAACAGAAAATGGACTAATGCTTCTTGATCGTTCTGGTCAAGGAAAAGTATATCAATTGATCTCACGACGCCGCTTCCAACAGATGGAAGTGTTAGAGGGACAAAACATTCTTGTGACTGTATCCGGAAAGAAGAATAGAGTACGAGTGTACTATCTTAGTTGGCTTAAGTCTAAAATCTTGCGTACGGACGGTCTCAGCGAT CAAGTTGAGAGGAGAAACGGTTGGATCAATGTCGGAGAGCTGCAAGGTGCGGTACATTTTAGGATCGTGAAATATGAACGTATCAAGTTCTTGGTTATCGCTCTCAAGGATTCCATCGAAATTTACGCATGGGCGCCAAAACCGTATCACAAGTTTATggcatttaaaagttttggtGACTTGCAACACAG gcCTTTGCTAGTTGATCTGACAATTGAGGAAGGCACAAGACTGAAAGTGATCTACGGCTCGGCGGATGGCTTCCACGCCGTTGATCTTGACACTGCCAGTgtttatgatatttatatcCCTAAGCAT ACACAGGGAGCTATAATTCCGCATTGCATTGTACCACTTCCGAATTCCAATGGTGTGCAATTATTACTTTGCTATGATAATGAAGGAGTGTATGTTAACACTAACGGACGAATTagcaaaaatatagttttgcaG TGGGGTGAAATGCCAACTTCAGTGGCGTACATTGGTACAGGCCAAATAATGGGTTGGGGCAATAAAGCGATAGAGATCCGCTCCGTCGAGAGCGGACACCTGGACGGTGTGTTTATGCACAAAAAAGCGCAACGACTTAAATTTCTTTGCGAACGCAATGACAAAGTATTCTTTTCTTCTGCTAAAGGCGGTTCTTCCTGTCAGATATATTTCATGACCCTGAACAAGCCGGGAATGGCCAACTGGTAG